Within Micromonospora parathelypteridis, the genomic segment TGGCTGGCCACCCAGGGCGCCTGGCCGGTCGCCTTCGACCTGTCCGCCGGCATGTTGCGGCACGCCGCCGAGGCCGCCGACCGCACCGGGGTACGCGTACCGCTGGTGCAGGCCGACGCGCTCGCCCTGCCGTTCGCCGACGGGTCGTTCGACGTCGCCTGCACCGCCTTCGGCGCGATCCCCTTCGTGGACGACTCGGCGACCCTGCACGCCGAGGTGCACCGGGTGCTGCGCCCCGGGGGGCGGTGGGTGTTCTCGGTGACCCACCCGATGCGTTGGATCTTCCTCGACGACCCCGGCGAGGGCGGGCTGACCGCCGTGCACTCGTACTTCGACCGTTCCCCCTACGTGGAACAGGACGAGTCCGGCGTGGCCACCTACGTCGAGCAGCACCGCACCCTCGGCGACCGGATCCGGGAGCTGGTCGGCGCCGGGTTCCGGCTGCTGGACCTGCTGGAACCGGAGTGGCCGCAGGGGCACGAGGGGATCTGGGGGCAGTGGAGCCCCTTGCGCGGTCGGCTCTTCCCCGGCACCGCCATCTTCGTCACCGAGAAGCCCGCCACGTAAGCGCGTCGCACTCGCGGTCCGACCTGCATTCCATCGATCGCCGGTAGGCTCGGCTCATGAGCGCGGGGCCCATCCCTACATCACCTGGCCCCTGGTGTCCGGATCCGATGCGGCAGCAGCGTGCCGACTACACGCTGGAAGACCTGCTCGCCCTGCCGGACGACGCCCCCCGCGTCGAACTCGTCGACGGAATTTTCCAGGTGACACCCTCCCCCACCCTGGGCCATCAGAACATCTCCAGCCTGCTGTGGCTCTGGCTGCACAACCACGCGCCTCAGCACCTCGGCGCTGCCCAGGCCATCGGCGTCAAGCTCAGCCACAACACAAGCCGACAGCCCGACGTGCTATTGCACCGTGCCGGCGTGGCGTC encodes:
- a CDS encoding class I SAM-dependent methyltransferase, giving the protein MDDDSRVTRRRVGDAEARRANRGWWDTDADDYQAEHGAFLGDVDFVWCPEGLREADARLLGDLPGRRVLEVGCGAAAAARWLATQGAWPVAFDLSAGMLRHAAEAADRTGVRVPLVQADALALPFADGSFDVACTAFGAIPFVDDSATLHAEVHRVLRPGGRWVFSVTHPMRWIFLDDPGEGGLTAVHSYFDRSPYVEQDESGVATYVEQHRTLGDRIRELVGAGFRLLDLLEPEWPQGHEGIWGQWSPLRGRLFPGTAIFVTEKPAT